The Fimbriimonadales bacterium genome contains a region encoding:
- the rpsO gene encoding 30S ribosomal protein S15 has product MPLLKEKKAEILRKYAKSEKDTGSAEVQIALLTARIEQITEHLKVHKKDRHSRLGLLKLVGQRRRLEQYLMSKDIERYRSLVQELGIREQKPQ; this is encoded by the coding sequence ATGCCGTTACTAAAAGAGAAAAAAGCAGAAATACTCCGAAAATACGCAAAGTCGGAAAAGGACACAGGTTCTGCCGAAGTGCAAATCGCTCTGCTCACAGCGCGGATTGAGCAGATTACGGAACACCTCAAGGTTCACAAGAAAGACCGCCACTCTCGACTCGGTCTTCTCAAACTCGTAGGCCAAAGAAGACGCCTCGAGCAATATCTGATGAGCAAAGACATCGAACGCTATCGCTCATTAGTGCAAGAACTCGGCATACGCGAACAAAAGCCTCAATAA
- a CDS encoding Gfo/Idh/MocA family oxidoreductase, with amino-acid sequence MSIRVGIVGYGAQFDMGKHHAEQVRKTPGLSLYGVYDILPERREAARVEQEGIFVYETYEDMLADPKVDLVVLVTPHHTHAPLSIAASKAGKHVITEKVMCLNTQEADEMIRAANEAGKMLTVYQNRRWDGDYLTVRKVLETNTLGKVFSIESCVNGWWCPPGWRGEKAKGGGMLYDWGAHLSDQIVQLAHPAKPKTVFATLHYGGHPVDIETHATVVVTFDNGVMAQFDVGCISHYSRPRWLIRGEKAALLMKDWHTATVKGELCGLEGELNLPVEKTDWHAFYRNVSRHLLEGEELAVKPEQVRLALRIIESAFESGATGKAIDV; translated from the coding sequence ATGAGTATTCGTGTCGGAATCGTAGGTTATGGAGCCCAGTTCGATATGGGCAAACACCATGCCGAGCAAGTTCGAAAGACTCCAGGTTTATCCCTTTATGGTGTTTATGACATCCTTCCCGAACGCAGAGAGGCGGCAAGGGTCGAGCAAGAAGGCATATTCGTCTATGAAACCTACGAAGATATGCTCGCTGACCCAAAAGTGGATTTGGTGGTGCTCGTAACTCCCCATCATACTCATGCTCCTCTGAGCATCGCGGCGAGCAAAGCAGGGAAGCACGTAATTACCGAGAAGGTCATGTGCCTAAATACTCAAGAAGCAGACGAGATGATTCGGGCTGCAAACGAGGCAGGGAAGATGCTTACCGTCTATCAAAACAGACGTTGGGATGGGGATTACTTGACGGTGAGAAAAGTTTTGGAAACGAACACACTCGGAAAGGTTTTTTCGATTGAGTCATGTGTAAACGGTTGGTGGTGTCCTCCGGGTTGGCGTGGAGAAAAAGCCAAAGGAGGAGGAATGCTTTACGATTGGGGAGCGCATTTGAGTGACCAAATCGTTCAACTGGCTCACCCAGCGAAGCCGAAAACTGTTTTCGCCACCCTGCATTATGGAGGTCATCCCGTAGATATCGAGACCCACGCGACTGTCGTAGTTACCTTCGATAATGGGGTTATGGCGCAATTCGACGTTGGATGCATTAGCCACTATTCTCGCCCTCGATGGCTCATTCGTGGTGAGAAGGCCGCGCTTCTCATGAAGGATTGGCACACTGCTACGGTGAAAGGCGAGTTATGCGGTTTGGAAGGGGAGCTCAATCTCCCGGTAGAGAAAACGGATTGGCATGCTTTTTATCGCAATGTTTCCCGTCATCTCTTGGAAGGCGAAGAACTAGCAGTAAAACCGGAACAGGTTCGTTTAGCCCTTCGTATTATCGAATCGGCCTTCGAGAGCGGTGCAACAGGCAAGGCAATCGACGTCTGA
- a CDS encoding cytochrome c biogenesis protein CcdA has translation MFYLSKSITTFLIAIVAISFGFAQSSEQQAIEKGEYVTWKVWIEPKDVRAGEGAALYVSAEIRPEWHIYSLSQKGGPLPTSFSVSSDSAVVIKGNILESKPKKSFDPNFEVNVQWHEGKGAFYIPIKLKQNTKGKGVVNLTIRWMACSETTCTPPQTTNIKLNFKVSPGKARPSHLQSPKPRKEILSVETHPVIKTENENKESSGDASSSDIEHAKNRGLLAYILLSFLAGLGALATPCVFPMIPITVSYFSKRGEGGKSLLLAATSYCLGIIATFTGLGVFVSAVFGGTKITDFATHPITNLALALLFILLALNLFGVYEIRLPNWLVSRLYFAGKRGGLAGPFFMGLAFTLTSFTCTLAFVGTIFAQAATGEYFYPLVGMLAFSFAFALPFFFLAIFPHYVAKMPKSGGWMESVKVYMGFIELVAAVKFLSNADLVWGTWFMPRPVFLAVWVVILSIAGLYMLGWLRFPTETSKDVRGWGRISVGVITLTVAGYFMAGIGGKQLGEWEAFLPPDRTTEWLTDYDQALTMAKKEGKNILIDFTGVTCTNCRWMEKNMFTKPEVLSQFRNFVLVRLYTDRVGDEKNKELQIRLTGLTTLPIYVILSPDGTVIKRFEGSTRDLNKFLAFLQVESRVASR, from the coding sequence GTGTTCTACCTTTCGAAAAGCATCACTACTTTCCTCATAGCGATCGTTGCAATTTCTTTTGGTTTCGCACAATCGAGCGAACAACAGGCGATCGAAAAGGGCGAATACGTTACTTGGAAAGTTTGGATTGAGCCGAAAGATGTTCGTGCAGGAGAAGGCGCTGCTCTCTATGTAAGCGCGGAAATCCGTCCGGAATGGCATATCTATTCACTTTCCCAAAAAGGCGGTCCTTTACCGACTTCTTTCTCCGTGAGTTCGGATTCTGCAGTCGTCATCAAAGGAAATATTCTCGAATCGAAGCCGAAGAAATCCTTCGATCCGAATTTCGAAGTCAACGTACAATGGCATGAAGGAAAAGGGGCTTTTTATATCCCTATAAAATTAAAACAAAATACCAAAGGGAAAGGCGTCGTCAATCTAACGATTCGATGGATGGCATGTAGCGAAACTACTTGTACCCCCCCCCAGACGACGAATATTAAATTGAATTTCAAAGTTTCTCCCGGAAAAGCACGCCCTTCGCATTTGCAGTCACCGAAACCGCGAAAAGAAATTTTATCCGTCGAGACTCACCCGGTTATTAAAACTGAAAACGAAAACAAAGAATCTTCCGGTGACGCATCCTCCAGCGATATCGAACATGCGAAAAACAGAGGTTTACTCGCGTATATTTTGCTTTCCTTTTTAGCAGGGCTCGGAGCATTGGCTACCCCGTGCGTTTTTCCCATGATTCCTATTACCGTGAGTTACTTCTCAAAAAGAGGAGAGGGGGGGAAATCGCTTCTTCTCGCGGCTACGAGTTATTGTTTGGGAATCATCGCTACGTTTACCGGTTTGGGAGTGTTCGTTTCCGCTGTTTTCGGAGGGACGAAAATCACGGATTTCGCAACGCATCCCATCACCAACCTCGCGCTCGCCCTTCTTTTCATTCTGCTTGCACTCAATCTTTTCGGGGTTTACGAAATTCGCCTTCCGAATTGGCTCGTATCGCGTTTGTATTTCGCCGGCAAACGTGGAGGTCTCGCCGGACCGTTTTTCATGGGTTTGGCGTTTACCCTCACATCTTTCACTTGCACTCTCGCATTCGTCGGTACGATTTTTGCACAGGCAGCGACAGGTGAATACTTCTATCCTTTGGTGGGGATGCTCGCTTTTAGTTTCGCATTCGCATTGCCCTTTTTCTTTTTAGCGATTTTTCCGCATTACGTAGCGAAAATGCCTAAATCGGGGGGGTGGATGGAATCCGTGAAAGTTTATATGGGCTTCATCGAACTCGTCGCCGCGGTTAAATTCTTATCCAATGCAGACTTGGTATGGGGTACATGGTTTATGCCGCGTCCGGTTTTTTTGGCGGTGTGGGTGGTTATCCTCTCGATTGCAGGGTTATATATGCTCGGATGGCTGCGATTTCCTACAGAAACCTCAAAAGACGTCCGTGGATGGGGACGAATTTCTGTTGGAGTGATAACGCTCACAGTAGCAGGTTATTTCATGGCAGGAATCGGAGGAAAACAACTCGGCGAATGGGAAGCCTTTTTGCCACCGGATAGAACGACCGAATGGCTCACCGATTATGACCAAGCCTTAACGATGGCGAAAAAAGAAGGCAAAAACATTCTCATCGATTTCACAGGGGTTACTTGCACGAACTGCCGATGGATGGAAAAGAACATGTTCACGAAACCCGAAGTTCTTTCCCAATTTCGAAATTTCGTTTTAGTAAGACTGTATACAGACAGGGTGGGCGACGAAAAGAACAAAGAATTACAAATACGATTGACCGGCCTCACGACTCTGCCAATTTACGTCATCCTTTCACCGGACGGCACCGTAATAAAACGATTCGAGGGCTCCACGAGAGATTTGAATAAGTTTTTGGCATTCCTTCAAGTCGAAAGCAGAGTGGCGTCAAGGTAA
- the kdsA gene encoding 3-deoxy-8-phosphooctulonate synthase — MHVLSVGALRIGNGHPTLIAGPCLAESYEVCKTVAEELTRICSVLSVQYIFKASFDKANRSSVKSERGYGLEAGLNILQRIRREFRVPITTDVHLPEQAPPVAEVVDLLQIPAFLCRQTDLLEACAKTGKPVNVKKGQFLAPWDTKNIIEKLDSFGASGIMLTERGTSFGYNTLVVDMTGLPIMRSYGYPVCFDATHSVQRPGGAGTASGGNREAIPYLAKAAVAVGIDALFMEIHPDPPNALSDKETQWPLAEAEALLRQVMRIWKVA, encoded by the coding sequence ATGCATGTTCTTTCGGTCGGTGCATTGCGAATCGGCAATGGTCATCCCACCCTCATCGCAGGTCCTTGTTTGGCAGAGTCCTATGAAGTTTGCAAGACCGTTGCGGAGGAATTGACACGCATTTGTTCCGTTTTATCCGTACAGTATATTTTCAAAGCGAGTTTCGATAAAGCGAATCGAAGCAGCGTAAAAAGCGAAAGGGGTTACGGTTTGGAGGCAGGATTGAACATTCTACAAAGGATTCGAAGGGAGTTTCGCGTTCCGATTACGACGGATGTGCATTTGCCGGAGCAAGCCCCCCCTGTTGCCGAGGTCGTGGATTTGTTGCAAATTCCGGCATTTCTTTGTCGTCAAACGGATTTGCTGGAAGCGTGTGCCAAAACGGGAAAACCGGTCAACGTCAAAAAAGGACAATTTCTCGCTCCCTGGGATACGAAAAATATTATCGAAAAGTTGGACTCTTTCGGAGCGAGTGGCATCATGCTTACGGAAAGAGGGACATCGTTCGGTTACAACACACTCGTGGTGGACATGACGGGCTTGCCGATTATGCGTTCTTATGGCTATCCTGTTTGTTTCGATGCAACACACAGCGTACAAAGACCGGGGGGGGCTGGAACGGCGAGTGGGGGGAATCGTGAAGCGATTCCTTATTTGGCGAAAGCCGCAGTTGCGGTAGGCATAGATGCATTGTTCATGGAAATCCATCCTGACCCCCCTAATGCTTTAAGCGATAAAGAAACACAATGGCCACTTGCGGAGGCAGAGGCTTTATTGCGCCAAGTGATGCGCATTTGGAAAGTGGCTTAA